In Miscanthus floridulus cultivar M001 chromosome 5, ASM1932011v1, whole genome shotgun sequence, one genomic interval encodes:
- the LOC136452740 gene encoding uncharacterized protein isoform X2 has product MLVAYYLLSNGWSTRTHSPLYSFGSEPVEKARQNIGVKEMVVPITAGILSALRRVLARRVSLKNQLKRRLHAITIASATCFLFPFAMWDTILGSASDSIVKFQLPSWAYLSTVLFGMVFIFYVDNVAEEKLHLVFSSPRHLMVSTGCIIVLEIVYQMDFSLLGFLVCSVILGFGIFEATSLDRSKKSPLETHELSNGVFHNQLPISELPS; this is encoded by the exons ATGCTGGTAGCATATTATCTCTTGTCAAATGGATGGTCTACAAGAACACATTCTCCTTTAT ATAGCTTCGGAAGTGAACCAGTGGAGAAGGCAAGACAAAATATTGGAGTGAAAGAAATGGTGGTGCCAATTACCGCTGGGATCTTATCTGCTTTGAGGAGAGTATTAGCTCGGCGTGTTTCTCTCAAG AATCAACTTAAAAGGCGGCTCCATGCTATAACTATTGCTTCTGCTACTTGTTTTCTTTTTCCGTTTGCCATGTGGGATACAATCCTA GGCTCGGCATCTGACAGCATAGTTAAATTTCAACTACCAAGTTGGGCATACTTGAGTACTGTTTTGTTTGGAATGGTGTTTATATTCTATGTTGACAATGTTGCTGAAGAAAA GTTGCATCTGGTCTTCTCTTCTCCAAGGCACTTAATGGTTTCAACAGGTTGCATCATCGTGTTGGAGATAGTGTACCAAATGGATTTCTCCCTTTTAGGATTTCTGGTCTGTTCTGTTATTTTGGGATTCG GTATTTTTGAAGCAACCTCCTTGGATCGCTCAAAGAAAAGCCCTTTAGAGACCCATGAACTATCGAATGGGGTGTTCCACAATCAATTGCCGATTTCAGAACTTCCAAGCTGA
- the LOC136452740 gene encoding uncharacterized protein isoform X1, whose amino-acid sequence MSSSGPSPATGTHHTRSTPLQVIHILGNFMRIWSVYSLYSHLSNSGDSIVGFIFSCLVPTSIIFLVLQKPWKGRPLPNSQVVPTVVNGGILAFYFVLWGKGLLACGPLVALLAEYAGAVLGVLSAALYGRKVNIWKKIGGLAAMLVAYYLLSNGWSTRTHSPLYSFGSEPVEKARQNIGVKEMVVPITAGILSALRRVLARRVSLKNQLKRRLHAITIASATCFLFPFAMWDTILGSASDSIVKFQLPSWAYLSTVLFGMVFIFYVDNVAEEKLHLVFSSPRHLMVSTGCIIVLEIVYQMDFSLLGFLVCSVILGFGIFEATSLDRSKKSPLETHELSNGVFHNQLPISELPS is encoded by the exons ATGTCTTCGTCgggcccttcgccggcgacgGGAACCCACCACACCAG GTCAACACCATTGCAAGTAATTCATATTTTGGGAAACTTTATGAGAATTTGGTCTGTTTACTCCTTGTATAGCCACCTATCCAACAGTGGAGATTCAATAGTTGGCTTTATCTTCAGTTGTCTTGTACCCACTTCAATCATATTCTTGGTCCTACAGAAGCCTTGGAAAGGCCGGCCTTTGCCCAACTCACAG GTTGTTCCTACAGTTGTCAATGGAGGAATCCTGGCATTCTACTTTGTGTTATGGGGTAAAGGACTTCTTGCTTGTGGACCACTAGT TGCTCTACTGGCAGAGTATGCAGGTGCTGTTCTTGGAGTTCTCTCTGCTGCTTTATATGGAAGGAAAGTTAACATCTGGAAAAAG ATTGGTGGACTTGCTGCTATGCTGGTAGCATATTATCTCTTGTCAAATGGATGGTCTACAAGAACACATTCTCCTTTAT ATAGCTTCGGAAGTGAACCAGTGGAGAAGGCAAGACAAAATATTGGAGTGAAAGAAATGGTGGTGCCAATTACCGCTGGGATCTTATCTGCTTTGAGGAGAGTATTAGCTCGGCGTGTTTCTCTCAAG AATCAACTTAAAAGGCGGCTCCATGCTATAACTATTGCTTCTGCTACTTGTTTTCTTTTTCCGTTTGCCATGTGGGATACAATCCTA GGCTCGGCATCTGACAGCATAGTTAAATTTCAACTACCAAGTTGGGCATACTTGAGTACTGTTTTGTTTGGAATGGTGTTTATATTCTATGTTGACAATGTTGCTGAAGAAAA GTTGCATCTGGTCTTCTCTTCTCCAAGGCACTTAATGGTTTCAACAGGTTGCATCATCGTGTTGGAGATAGTGTACCAAATGGATTTCTCCCTTTTAGGATTTCTGGTCTGTTCTGTTATTTTGGGATTCG GTATTTTTGAAGCAACCTCCTTGGATCGCTCAAAGAAAAGCCCTTTAGAGACCCATGAACTATCGAATGGGGTGTTCCACAATCAATTGCCGATTTCAGAACTTCCAAGCTGA